The following coding sequences lie in one Arabidopsis thaliana chromosome 3, partial sequence genomic window:
- the SK21 gene encoding SKP1-like 21 (SKP1-like 21 (SK21); FUNCTIONS IN: ubiquitin-protein ligase activity; INVOLVED IN: ubiquitin-dependent protein catabolic process; LOCATED IN: SCF ubiquitin ligase complex; EXPRESSED IN: stem, fruit, root, inflorescence, leaf; EXPRESSED DURING: seedling growth; CONTAINS InterPro DOMAIN/s: SKP1 component, dimerisation (InterPro:IPR016072), SKP1 component (InterPro:IPR001232), BTB/POZ fold (InterPro:IPR011333), SKP1 component, POZ (InterPro:IPR016073); BEST Arabidopsis thaliana protein match is: SKP1-like 20 (TAIR:AT2G45950.1); Has 1341 Blast hits to 1337 proteins in 268 species: Archae - 0; Bacteria - 12; Metazoa - 524; Fungi - 168; Plants - 472; Viruses - 11; Other Eukaryotes - 154 (source: NCBI BLink).) — protein sequence MSEGEMAIIKPEMMKSYIWLETADGSIQQVEQEVAMFCPMICQEVIQKGVGSSKNYAISLPQRVNPAMLSLIFDYCRFHQVPGRSNKERKVYDEKFIRMDTKRLCELTSAADSLQLKPLVDLTSRALARIIEGKTPEEIREIFHLPDDLTEEEKLEPLKNTMDDPRIRLLNRLYAKKRKELKEREKLKSVEVEEHVDERSVDDLLSFINGRDPKVVKTSKSKKKNKKRKEQKNGSSNGTCEALEKDLHNLDSKSQSAEIVDNTASCLGDVSNLPSMEDDIFTPKTEFEDGYIDDEIDPALKELLDREVEDFARRLNSSWVLSIGQERQPVNFSINGNGTSRRLTGPAAGHK from the exons ATGTCAGAAGGTGAAATGGCCATCATTAAACCAGAG ATGATGAAATCCTATATATGGCTTGAAACTGCTGATGGCTCAATCCAACAAGTGGAACAAGAGGTTGCAATGTTCTGTCCCATGATATGTCAAGAAGTAATACAGAAGGGTGTTGGGTCTTCTAAGAACTACGCAATATCTCTTCCACAGCGAGTCAATCCAGCCATGTTAAGCCTGATTTTTGATTACTGCAGATTTCATCAAGTACCTGGACGTTCAAATAAG GAACGTAAAGTTTATGATGAAAAATTCATCCGGATGGATACAAAGAGGCTCTGTGAGTTGACCTCAGCCGCTGACAGTTTGCAGTTGAAGCCGTTGGTTGATCTTACTAGTCGTGCCCTTGCACGAATTATTGAGGGAAAAACCCCTGAGGAGATACGCGAAATATTTCATTTGCCTGATGACCTTACTGAG GAGGAGAAATTAGAGCCTCTAAAGAACACAATGGATGATCCACGGATTCGATTGTTGAATAGATTGTatgcaaagaaaagaaaagaattgaaagaaagagagaaactaaaG AGTGTCGAGGTCGAAGAACATGTCGATGAGCGTTCAGTGGATGACCTGTTATCATTTATTAATGGCAGAG ATCCCAAGGTGGTAAAGACTTCCAAgagcaaaaagaagaacaagaaaaggaAGGAACAGAAGAATGGTTCTTCAAATGGAACATGTGAAGCTTTGGAAAAG GATTTACATAATCTTGATTCCAAATCACAAAGTGCTGAGATTGTTGACAATACTGCGTCCTGCTTGGGAGATGTGTCTAACTTACCTAGTATGGAAGATGACATTTTTACGCCAAAGACTGAGTTTGAAGATGGTTATATAGATGATGAAATTGATCCAGCTTTGAAGGAACTGCTTGATAG AGAGGTAGAGGATTTTGCTCGGAGATTGAACTCTAGTTGGGTTCTATCGATAGGACAAGAAAGGCAGCCTGTGAACTTTTCCATAAATGGCAACGGAACTTCAAGACGATTGACAG gTCCAGCTGCAGGACACAAGTGA
- a CDS encoding U-box kinase family protein: MEEKEEAGVMDERIYVALGREIANNKSNLAWVLDNCQGNKICIVLVHRPPQMIPVCKFPQQLLYCHLSNGFIHETELLKSLTFNDLSLTFTVGTKFDAATVDEELVRAYREKQKAKTDKILDEYLRICLRKGVQAEKLCVEMNSIEKGIVQMISENKVRKFIMGAASDKHFSTKMEDLRSKKAIFVCQQASATCHIRFTCKGYLIHTREARMDEVRALSALLSDFQRLVTSQSSANLDQDSGGSKRKSEHEEGEEEERTSRTSSSRSASTLSYFGGSEASSSVSVMEEISNRSSPPSLPCSGMGLGMITFLINSTKLWQRLAIQNHKHCE; the protein is encoded by the exons atggaagaaaaagaagaagcaggagTGATGGATGAGAGAATATATGTTGCACTAGGGAGAGAAATAGCCAATAACAAGTCAAATCTGGCATGGGTATTAGATAACTGTCAAGGGAACAAGATCTGTATCGTTCTTGTTCACCGACCTCCTCAAATGATTCCTGTCTGTAAGTTCCCCCAACAACTCCTATATTGTCATCTTTCGAACGGCTTTATACACGAAACAGAGCTCTTAAAGAGTTTGACTTTCAATGATCTTTCTCTTACTTTCACAGTGGGTACCAAGTTCGATGCTGCAACGGTAGATGAAGAATTAGTGAGAGCatacagagagaaacaaaaggcGAAAACAGACAAGATTCTTGATGAGTACCTTAGAATTTGCTTGCGGAAAGGg GTCCAAGCAGAGAAGCTGTGCGTTGAGATGAACTCGATCGAGAAAGGAATTGTGCAGATGATTTCTGAGAACAAAGTCAGGAAGTTCATCATGGGAGCAGCTTCAGACAAACATTTTTCAAC GAAAATGGAGGATTTGAGATCAAAGAAAGCCATCTTCGTCTGCCAACAAGCTTCTGCTACTTGTCATATACGGTTTACCTGCAAAGGATATCTCATCCATACAAG GGAAGCTAGAATGGATGAAGTCCGAGCTCTCTCAGCTCTACTATCTGACTTTCAACGGCTTGTCACCTCACAAAGTAGCGCCAATTTAGATCAAGACAGTGGAGGTTCAAAGAGGAAAAGTGAGCATGAAGAgggggaggaggaggagagaacATCACGAACCAGCTCTTCTCGGTCTGCTAGTACATTGTCATACTTTGGAGGATCTGAGGCTTCCTCAAGTGTAAGTGTAATGGAAGAGATATCAAACCGTTCATCTCCACCATCTTTACCG TGCAGCGGAATGGGACTGGGCATGATAACCTTCCTGATTAACTCCACCAAACTCTGGCAAAGGCTTGCAATTCAAAACCATAAGCATTGTGAATGA
- the SK21 gene encoding SKP1-like 21 (SKP1-like 21 (SK21); FUNCTIONS IN: ubiquitin-protein ligase activity; INVOLVED IN: ubiquitin-dependent protein catabolic process; LOCATED IN: SCF ubiquitin ligase complex; EXPRESSED IN: stem, fruit, root, inflorescence, leaf; EXPRESSED DURING: seedling growth; CONTAINS InterPro DOMAIN/s: SKP1 component, dimerisation (InterPro:IPR016072), SKP1 component (InterPro:IPR001232), BTB/POZ fold (InterPro:IPR011333), SKP1 component, POZ (InterPro:IPR016073); BEST Arabidopsis thaliana protein match is: SKP1-like 20 (TAIR:AT2G45950.1); Has 30201 Blast hits to 17322 proteins in 780 species: Archae - 12; Bacteria - 1396; Metazoa - 17338; Fungi - 3422; Plants - 5037; Viruses - 0; Other Eukaryotes - 2996 (source: NCBI BLink).): MSEGEMAIIKPEMMKSYIWLETADGSIQQVEQEVAMFCPMICQEVIQKGVGSSKNYAISLPQRVNPAMLSLIFDYCRFHQVPGRSNKERKVYDEKFIRMDTKRLCELTSAADSLQLKPLVDLTSRALARIIEGKTPEEIREIFHLPDDLTEEEKLEPLKNTMDDPRIRLLNRLYAKKRKELKEREKLKSVEVEEHVDERSVDDLLSFINGRDPKVVKTSKSKKKNKKRKEQKNGSSNGTCEALEKDLHNLDSKSQSAEIVDNTASCLGDVSNLPSMEDDIFTPKTEFEDGYIDDEIDPALKELLDREVEDFARRLNSSWVLSIGQERQPVNFSINGNGTSRRLTEIGHT; the protein is encoded by the exons ATGTCAGAAGGTGAAATGGCCATCATTAAACCAGAG ATGATGAAATCCTATATATGGCTTGAAACTGCTGATGGCTCAATCCAACAAGTGGAACAAGAGGTTGCAATGTTCTGTCCCATGATATGTCAAGAAGTAATACAGAAGGGTGTTGGGTCTTCTAAGAACTACGCAATATCTCTTCCACAGCGAGTCAATCCAGCCATGTTAAGCCTGATTTTTGATTACTGCAGATTTCATCAAGTACCTGGACGTTCAAATAAG GAACGTAAAGTTTATGATGAAAAATTCATCCGGATGGATACAAAGAGGCTCTGTGAGTTGACCTCAGCCGCTGACAGTTTGCAGTTGAAGCCGTTGGTTGATCTTACTAGTCGTGCCCTTGCACGAATTATTGAGGGAAAAACCCCTGAGGAGATACGCGAAATATTTCATTTGCCTGATGACCTTACTGAG GAGGAGAAATTAGAGCCTCTAAAGAACACAATGGATGATCCACGGATTCGATTGTTGAATAGATTGTatgcaaagaaaagaaaagaattgaaagaaagagagaaactaaaG AGTGTCGAGGTCGAAGAACATGTCGATGAGCGTTCAGTGGATGACCTGTTATCATTTATTAATGGCAGAG ATCCCAAGGTGGTAAAGACTTCCAAgagcaaaaagaagaacaagaaaaggaAGGAACAGAAGAATGGTTCTTCAAATGGAACATGTGAAGCTTTGGAAAAG GATTTACATAATCTTGATTCCAAATCACAAAGTGCTGAGATTGTTGACAATACTGCGTCCTGCTTGGGAGATGTGTCTAACTTACCTAGTATGGAAGATGACATTTTTACGCCAAAGACTGAGTTTGAAGATGGTTATATAGATGATGAAATTGATCCAGCTTTGAAGGAACTGCTTGATAG AGAGGTAGAGGATTTTGCTCGGAGATTGAACTCTAGTTGGGTTCTATCGATAGGACAAGAAAGGCAGCCTGTGAACTTTTCCATAAATGGCAACGGAACTTCAAGACGATTGACAG AAATAGGACACACTTGA